One window of Acropora palmata chromosome 1, jaAcrPala1.3, whole genome shotgun sequence genomic DNA carries:
- the LOC141861936 gene encoding adenosine receptor A2a-like: MENSTASALSSEAVTALSVVSAVASLIGSVGNLLVLLAVFKNETIRTIPDFFITSLAFSDFTVCAVFLPLSIYQFYQQNTGQRKDSFYLAKSFLGHVSMVASATNMFAVTIDRVIAIGFPFKYVAMVTKQKVAITIAAVWMISIALGALHTGDLTSNYAIGIYSAVLLINSIAMYIYIFVKAKRQENRIQEMTTRMPEGVSAEKKVAKTIFTVVGIYAVCWLPMLLLPAFVNPSSEQFGHAYPWVITLLASNSELNPFIYCLKSQKYLLAFSKILRRT; encoded by the coding sequence ATGGAAAACTCAACTGCTAGTGCTTTATCAAGCGAAGCAGTAACAGCACTGTCTGTGGTTTCTGCCGTAGCTAGTCTCATTGGGAGCGTGGGAAACCTCCTAGTCCTCCTAGCGGTCTTCAAAAACGAAACTATTCGAACGATACCTGATTTTTTCATCACCAGTTTGGCATTTTCGGATTTCACAGTTTGCGCTGTCTTCTTGCCATTGTCAATTTACCAATTTTATCAACAGAACACTGGACAACGAAAGGATTCATTTTATTTGGCTAAAAGCTTTCTCGGTCACGTTTCCATGGTTGCATCTGCAACCAACATGTTCGCAGTCACCATTGACCGTGTTATTGCGATAGGATTTCCATTCAAATACGTTGCGATGGTAACGAAACAGAAAGTCGCCATAACCATAGCAGCCGTCTGGATGATTTCAATAGCACTTGGAGCTCTACATACAGGTGATCTCACCTCCAATTATGCGATTGGGATTTACTCAGCTGTTTTGCTTATTAACTCGATAGCAATGTATATCTACATCTTTGTCAAAGCCAAACGCCAAGAGAACAGGATCCAGGAAATGACGACACGGATGCCAGAAGGTGTATCAGCGGAGAAGAAGGTAGCCAAAACTATTTTCACAGTTGTGGGAATCTACGCTGTTTGTTGGTTACCAATGCTTCTCCTTCCAGCATTCGTGAACCCTTCTTCAGAACAGTTTGGCCACGCATATCCTTGGGTAATAACACTTTTGGCTAGCAACTCTGAGCTTAATCCTTTTATCTACTGCTTGAAAAGTCAAAAGTACCTCTTAGCATTTTCCAAAATTCTTCGCCGTACATGA